The genomic region AATTAAATTGGATGGTTCCATTTCATCACTGAAGTAATATGCAGTAAGATAATCGCAGGCAAATTTACGTTTGtaaaaacagtaacagtaacagtcTGTAACGTTTAAGCTATTTTCTCACACAGTGGCCATTAAAcgtttaaataaacagaaaatagaaaacagCTAAATGTTAGATGACACATGGTGTAATGTTACCATAACAGCAGCGGGGAAGAAATTACTTATAACATGTAATCAATTTCAGGTGACTACTCACAGAGACATGTTCCTCATGTTGATAATTCTAATATATCGTGCTTATGTGGGGACAAAAAGTAAACACGGTGCTGTCTTGCTGCCATCGTGACAAAGTGCTCTGGGATGATTTTGCTTCACATGTAGGTGCTGCTTTAAGTGTTGGTGCACAGGGGAGCGCCACGTTGTTGGGTccaaaatactcccaaactttatATGGTCGTAAAGGGAGATTTTTAAGCTGCAGCTTTTTTCCCCTGGGGGAAATGCCTGCTTTAACTGGTTGTAGCACTTAATTACAACGTGCCAAAACACTTTCTGCAAATCGAAGTATTTTTGTAAgtgatgatgttgatgaatCACCCATGGCGTAGTGACAAAGTTGCAAAAATAATTTCTGTACTACAATTTCTTGTTATCTATTAGCCAGCATATACGGCAAAACAAAAATCCATGTATGACtatttcttcttcatctttatgTAAATTGTGTGTAACGTTAAGAGCAACGTCAAATTCCATAGATTTGCCAGATAATAGCCATGTCAATGTAATAAGTATTTTGTTCCCTCACTAAACCCGGCGAGAGAGTCAAAGCTGTAAATACTCAATGCTCTTGTTCTTACCTCTCACCAGTCATAACGTGGACGGGTGTGGGGCTGGCGGTGTCTGGGGGACTCGTGCCGATGGCCCGGTGGGGTCGTTGAGCTGGGAGGGGCAGTAAGGGCCAGCTGCTGGCCTCCTGCCCGTCGATCCCGGCCATACTCCAGTGCCCGGGCAGTCGGGGGAACGTATCTTCCTGCCTCCCTCCTCCACTCCTCATCGAATGCTGCAGCGTCAGCTAGTGGGTAGTAACAGAGGACAGGTTGTTAAGTTGCACAATTAACATCTATCTAATGTCACTGTAGCATTATCAGCTAATTAATTAAAAGACATTACCTCCGTTTCTTGTTAAGCCAGACAAATTGTTGTACTTCTTTGAGTACTCCCTCCTCCTCTAATCATAAACAATTTTCTTTCTAGCCCATTGACTCACTCTCATCAAGGTTAATGAAGTCTTGTCGTTCCTCGCGGTCTCCAGTGCGGCGATTTCGTGAACGCTCCATTATGTGTGCACGATCCCCAATGTGGTGGCCGATGGCGAGACGCTCGAGGCCGCTCTCACTGTCCCTCATTGACTGCCGCGTCTCACGGATCTGAGGTGAAAAGTGACCCAGTTAAGTACTAAGACAAGCAGGATGCTCTGTACTCtgattgaaatgaatgaatttataTACCAACTATGATATTTATAGTGGCCATGATCTATTTATTGTCACTACTATTACTAGTGATTTTATGTATTAATGAGGCCAGAAGGACACAGTCATGTCTGGACTAACAAAGCATGAAGGCCACATGTCCAGTGAGGCTTTGGGAGGCTGAGGAAAATAATCAGGTCTACTTTTATGACACCCACCAGGCTTCCCTACATGTACTGTAATCATTTCAACAACCGTAAGTTACTCTCACCCCTCCGGGGCCTGTTCTCGTTTCACTGGTCTGCTGATAAACTTCAGGAGCCCCTAAATCTGAAGAGGAGTAGGAGATAACTGTCGACGAGGAAAACGTCTGACAGTTTGGTGAACCGGACATTCTTTCCTacgagaagaaaaataaaaagttaagaTAGAAGGGTGGATGGAGTCCTGGTCAGATACGAGTTTCATTCATGAGGACAATTGCTtctgtttatttgaaattgGCTGAGACAGCTACTCACCACATTTCCCATCATTTCTCCCATCATGCCAAACATATCCATGAACCCTCCACCCTGcggaaataaattaaaaggagATCTTTAAAAATTCTCATTTGATGAAACATCAAGTGTAAACAGAGTGGTACACAACAGCGTTCATTGTCAGTTCAGTGCCCCTGGGGTCTTCCTTTCAGCCCCACAACCTTACTTTCAGAGCTAAAtgatccatgaactcttttgtggcagagaaaaaaacatcatgTAATCATATTCTTAAATGACAAAGCATAAATGGTTAGCCTTTTCTCCAGTGATCACTGATGATTATGGTAATAAGGTGAAAAAAGACAAGCACAGTTCAAGTACATAATGTGTACTCATCTTTTCTCACCTCAATGTCCATATACTTTTTGGCCATATTAGTATTTATGCAAACTCTGGTAAACCCAAACTAATTTGAAACCTAATCTATACCATACCGGCACCTTTTTCAAATCCTAACCCTGGTTCATTTAATCACAAACCAGAATACCTGTAGACTGCTTTTCACACAATACTGTCCTTTCCACCTGAAGCTCTTTTTGATGACTCTGTCAAGTCACTTGATAGTACATGTGTAATCTGTAATATTAAAAGACACTTTTAGACATATAAGTTCAACTTTTAGCAGGTATTGAAGGAGGTCGTAGAAGCAGATACTCACCATTCCCATCATGCCAAAGGGGGTCAGCTGATTAGCCTAgaagaaaatgtacaattttaaacacaaaaacaaacagataaacTAATGTGGATACCAAACACATAAAACCTACAGCACACATGAATACAGTCCATCGACATGGCAGACCATTACCTGTCTGCGTGGTGCGCGGGGTGGCTGTATCTGGGGGGCGAGGGCAAAGGGGTCCATGCCAAATGGTCCAAACAGAACCCTCATCTGCTGCCTGTGAGCTGCAAATGGATCCCTAGAAGAAATCAGATTACACTGAAACGTATTTGACTTTTTGTGAATTGACTGGGTGTAACTGGGAGACTAAACTCACATAGAGTGAGCTAAAATAACATGGGGAGGGACTGAAACTGTGGAATAtaattactgtatgtatgaCTGTAAACTTGTTAATTAATTCTTTCAGATATCAATCATGATGTTTTCATAGAtcgttttttattttcaacagatCTTGTATGACTGTTTGAGGAATACATTTTGATTGAGAGATTTCTTTTGTTAACAGGAATATGGGTTTGCAAAACAAAATTTGCATCAGAACCAGtatcaaacatttttaaacaatacTACACCCTACATATCACTTGTAAAAGGTTTTTCTGGAGTGCCTCTTCCTGTGAAACCAGTGAAGGACACTGAATGATTTAGAGTCTAAGAATGCAGCTAACAACTGTTTTCAATTCTGATTAATCTATATCGTATCTTTTCAATGAATCAAAaaaagtctataaaatgtcagaaagtaaTGAAAAATGCCCAGAACAAGTTCCCAGACAACAAAACATTGATTTTACCATgacattaaaacagacaaaaaagcaaatcctcacattcaagaagctgaaaccagtgagtgtttggtatttttactttacaaagtaagtATCCTTGTGTTTTAGACTGTTGATTGGACAtaaaagacatttgaagacaccttggtattttttttactcgtctgacattttacagacaaatCAGTTAACCGAGAAAATAATAGGTAgatgaaattataattaaaataaaaattaaatgcagCCCTGGACTTTATAAAAATTGCAATATGTTGTTGACCCTGACTTGTTCTGATATCATAAACTAGTGCTAATGGTGTGACAGGTGGTGCACATGCTGGGGGCCCACAGTACCCCCTTAGAGAGCCACCAAGATTTTAGTAGGATTGCattatttcaaactaataataaatctTGTGGGTCTTGGTGCAGTAAATCTATAAAAGGGGTCCTGATGTATCTAACCCCTTCAACTCAGTTTCTTGTGAATgcatattaatgtatatttatttttgcaaaggGTAGGGTGGTCAACATATTTCAGTTTCATGCATTTATCATGTATGGGATACTCTTCAGGTAATGGTATGTAAAGTTGCTCCCGCACCTAGTCTAGAAAGCCAATTGACACCTGCCATCAATTAGCTAAATCTCAATGCGATTTGGGAAACAACGGGAAGTTACACGTGTATTAATAATTGGCAGTTTTAGCTATGCTAGCTACGAGATTAGTTAACAAAGTCCTGCTGAGCTCTGAcagctttttttgttattgtctatCCAATATGGTGGACCTCTGTAGGCCCCCACAGCTGGCTGGAGTAACGTTAGGTACCTGCTTAAGGCACAGTGAAAAAATGTGATTAAGCGTGCCAGTATGTAGATTTTCTTGCAAAACAGAGAAATAACACTGTCTGAGCAACATTTAATTACTGTCAATACTTACATCATGTAGGGGTCGTCATCAACGTCATTCAGGAACCGAAACATGCTAGGTGATTTAACTCAGCTGGCTGAtgctagccagctagctaggTAAACAGTCGTGTTTTTCAAGGATGAAACAGAATGACGGACTCAAACTCTAAACAGGCTGAAATGGGGAACCTTTTTTCCAGCCCCGTCACGAAAATACTAAATCGCTGCTACTGTTTATCAAAGCGACAGATAGCTCAGTCTTCCTAGATAGTAAATTCCAGAAACCTGGACCAAACATGAAAACGGAAGTCGGTCCTCTGACAAAGAGAAGCGACGCTATGATCAatttagcatcccagctaacaACCGCGACCTCCGGcctctttatttttcaaaataaagtatttcCCTAGAGACCTTCACAGCAAACTTTTTCACATAATGTCATGACTTAGGATGTGAAAgtgtaaacaaaaatataacaaaaaatattacattttactaaTAAAGCATACCATAATAAACTTAAATTTTGGAATAGAGTTTTGTCTAAAGAAGTAGAGTTTAATACAACAGATACCAAAATAGCAGTATGATAGGCCTTTTTTATAGAAGATATTTTGATTAAGGAAAGTAAATGTGTTATTACttacattaatgatggcttGTTTTATTCCAGTGttccagtaagccatgacagtgtgagcAAGTGTGTACAACACCAGggccctgaaactgaagcattAAAAtggaattaataataataactttattgcAGACACAGGTCCATATAACACATCATACAGTACACAATACAaggaaatacataaaaaaaaaatacatgcatAAAAATTCCATATTAGCCTAGGATATACAGACTATTGCACCAATGTCGTCTTAACCTAGAAGTGAATCTATAGCGGCTTTTCAGAGGACTGACTAGGGCTTCAATTATAGTCAGAGAATCACTCTGACTTGTCCAGGCGACACATTAAACTAAACATCAGTTGTCTTAAGAGTGCCTCCCAAGTTGGCACTCTAGTAGACACAGACAAATGATTAGCAGTATGCCACCTAGGGACACGAAGCAGCAGCATACTCTTTTTCTTATAGTTAGACCACAACTGAGCAGTATATAACGGTTTAATGTAGGTTCTAAACAGAGAGCACTTCACACGGTCAGAACACATGGAAACCTTCCTTATAAGTACATTAGTTTGAGAATAAATTTTACAGCGCTGACGATATAGTTCTTTGTCATCCCTCCAGTCATTAGATATGACATGACCTAAATATTTAACTTCCTCAGCAAGAGGGCTATCTGACAAATAAAAGGTCGGGAAAGTTGAATTCCTGTCCTCATCGCTTCTAACTATCATTATGTGACTTTTCTTAGCATTATACTTTATGTCATAATCAAGGCCATACT from Micropterus dolomieu isolate WLL.071019.BEF.003 ecotype Adirondacks linkage group LG03, ASM2129224v1, whole genome shotgun sequence harbors:
- the mlf2 gene encoding myeloid leukemia factor 2 — encoded protein: MFRFLNDVDDDPYMMDPFAAHRQQMRVLFGPFGMDPFALAPQIQPPRAPRRQANQLTPFGMMGMGGGFMDMFGMMGEMMGNVERMSGSPNCQTFSSSTVISYSSSDLGAPEVYQQTSETRTGPGGIRETRQSMRDSESGLERLAIGHHIGDRAHIMERSRNRRTGDREERQDFINLDETDAAAFDEEWRREAGRYVPPTARALEYGRDRRAGGQQLALTAPPSSTTPPGHRHESPRHRQPHTRPRYDW